GAATCCCAGGACAAATATTTCCTGGGCTACTTAAGCATCCAGATCCAAATAAATTGGCTTAAAAACCATTGCTTAGCGTACAAAGAGAGAATTTATAAAAGGACAATTGAGTTCCAAAAAGATATGCATTGACAGATGGTAAAGAGTCGGAAGCGTAATGCATttgtgtataaaaaaaaaaaaatgaatttttcaaagccAGCAAGCAATTTGAGAGCAATAACCGATTCAAAAGGATCTCTCGAGCACGTTATCATTCTTCGGTAATACAAGGCGATCTTGGCCCTCCATCAGTTTTGCAGAACGAATCACGTCACCACTCTTAATCTGAGGAAGAGTTTCTCTTCCCAGAGTCGTATACCTACACCAGAAAATTAATCAACTTCAGACGTTATGAACATAACCAGAATTCTCTGCACTTGTCCGATGGTCTCGAGTTGCACATAAACTACTTACCCGAATACAGAAAATTGACCCTCATCAAAAGACAGACCACCTAAGCCAGACTGCCAAGATCATACACGATCTATTAATGGTTTCAGAGATTGACTAAACTGAGGTAAAAAAATTGTCATCAAACTTACATTTCTCTTGTTGTATAGATATATGAAAAACTGGTTAGGTGATGAATATTCCTCTGCGACATCACTATGGGCCATAGCAACGGCACCATAAACTGATAATGGTAGTACAGGTAATTCCCCGTCCTTCAATTAGGATTAACATGAACAATTACTTAAAAGAGTCAGAGACAAAACGGTGGAGACTTGACACTTGCATACACGTAGATGTTCACAAACCTGCACGCTTAAAGTCGTCTTGTAAAGAGGCTCAAATTGTCCTGATGGCTTTATTTCTAGTGGAACGCTGTAGCCGGTGCTATTTCCAAGCTCACCGTCTGAAATTATTGCTTGATTGGCACAGTTAAGCTTCACCCCGTCGTACGCCCCATCAATCACCTATACATAATTGAGATCGTCACCATATGATTTTCCGATTGCACAAGGCCAGAGAAACATCTACAAATGTCAGAAATGTGTTCAACAAACGAGACTCTAGAAGTTGATCAATCAGTATGAGAAATAGAACAAAAGTTATGTGTATTGGCTTTCATGTCAGTACATTAATGTTTATCTCCAGTTCCCATGTATAGAGAATCACATGTTGGGTCATTATTCTCTAAGAAGTTCATACTTTTAAAGCAGTGTGTCATGTTAAGCAACTTACTGAGGAACAAAGAGAAAAATTCGAGAACAAGAATTTCTATGTCGTTCATATGGCATGTAACTGGGATGAAGGGAATTTCAGTACCTTACCAGCTTTGCAAAGTTCCCTGCAGTCAATGGAGCTGAATATCCATCTAAGACAACCTGAACATTAGTGAATAACCAGTTAAAGGAGTACGAGGGGAAGCTACAAAAGACACTTTTGTTGGCAGAGAATTATCAGCTCCACAACCAAAGAAAATGTTGTCAGTCTTAACATACCTGtcaagagaatataagtattcttgtagataataaattagtaagggtattcttgtaaatagtttgttaggtttgtactcctataaatactagttggtcactcataatactgtgactagatgttttcctcccaaaataccagttgacatggtatcagagcaaaagtcctagggttagggttaaacATCTAGCAAAAGTCTTGACGCGATACTGTTCATCGAGCACTGTTCACGCGGTACTGTTCACgcggtactgttcatcgcgATACTGTTCACCCCGGTACTATTCACGCGCACTGTTCACGGCGCACTGTTTATAGCGAATTTTGATTGCTGTTTTGTTTGAAGTGCTATTCGCTATGGTTGAAAGTTTTGCTAATGGGGTTACCACTGATCAAGTTAAATCAAGTTCTTCAGCACATAGGTCCCAGAAAACTGTTATTATATCCGAGGAGGATTATGTTAAATTCTTACAGTACCAAACTACAAGTCACGCATCTCTTCCCTCTGCTTCTTTAGCgcaaaaagggtatagatgttacagtccagttttaaatcgattttttacttgtgctgatgttactttctttgaatccactccgtattttatcaaacaaagtatgtcttgtgagttagaccagtgtccctctttttcctctcctgttttaccagtcccttcccctttattacctgagttatctagtccaccagattccatagctcgattatctcgtcctcatcttcaagtttactctcgtcgttccatggttgaaaaagttcctgatatgccacgcacttcaccaattaaTTCTCAATCTTCCAATCCAGGTATGACGCCCTCCTCTGAGTTAGATCTTCCCATTGCTTTACGCAAAGGTAAGAGACATTGTACTTCccatcctatttctaattttgtttcttattctcgtctctctatgtcatattcttcttttgttgcttcccttgattctatctccattcctaagtctattacctatgctcttaatcatcctggttggagattagctatgcaagaagagatgtccgctttggaacaaaatggtacttgggatcttgtccctcgtccttcaggtaagcctgttgttggttgtaaatgggtgtacactataaaagtgcagcctaatggttctattgatagattgaaggcTCGGCTGGTAGCTAGAGGATTTACTCAGGTGTATGGAGTAGATTACTTAGAAACTTTTTCTCCTGTTGCAAAGATTACCTCTGTtcgtcttcttatctctttggcagccacttataattggccattgcatcagttggatgtgaaaaatgcatttctgcatggagatttgaaagaagaggtatatatggaacaacctcctggatttgttgttcagggggagaatccgcggttggtttgtcgtttgaaaaaatccttatatggattgaaacagtctccgagggcttggtttggccggtttagtagtgttgtcatggagttcggtctgacaagatgtggagtagatcactctgtattttatcaaacaaagtatgtcttgtgagttagaccagtgtccctctttttcctctcctgttttaccagtcccttcccctttattacctgagttatctagtccaccagattccatagctcgattatctcgtcctcatcttcaagtttactctcgtccaagcacgcttaacttcggagttctgatgggatccggtgcattagtgctggtatgatcgcacccttaaagttgagaaagtaaagaccattatgctcatgccctccaccaatcgtcctctttgtcttcaaatcctgaatgacaACGGAATCAGGAGAAAAAGTAACTGTACACTGTAGAAATTTAGTGAGCTTACTAACAGACATTAGATTAAATGGTAAATTGGgtacgtaaagaacagaagacagcggaagtgatggattaatttctacagtgcctagtcctttaactttagtGGTAGATCCATCAGCTAAAGTAACATGAGAAAAGGGAGTAgactcttgaaaattagaaaaaattttagaggtacctgacatatgatcagtagccCCGGAGTCAATAATCCATGAGTCATTACCTTTTTATGGGTAGCTCGGTCTAAATAtgggatttatttatgtcaaagaaaatatgtactcgatatgttgagtgaagttgggatgttaggttgccgacctgtggatactcctatggatccaaatgtgaaattagcaggagatcaaggtgcattacttgatgatcctaagcaatatcgaagacttgtgggtaaattaaattatctcactgtaacgagacctgacatttcgtttgcagtgagtgttgtgagtcaatttcttgatacccctcgtactagtcattgggatgctgttatacggattctcagatatcttaagagtgctcctggaaaagggttgctgtatcaaaatcatggacacactgatattgaaggatatagtgatgcagattgggctggttctgcctcagatcgaagatcgactacaggatattgtgtgtttgttggtggtaatttagtgtcgtggaagagtaagaagcaaacagttgtatccagatcaagtgcagaatctgaataccgcgctatggctcacactgtgtgtgagttggtttggttgaagaGCATATTACTggaacttgggtttgagcataaacagcctatgaatttagtgtgtgataatcaggcggctgttcatattgcgtctaatccagtgtttcatgaaaggacaaaacatattgaagttgattgtcatttcattcgagagaaattgcttgacggggtcatcaagacatctcatgtaccgtctgtagatcaattggctgatgtgtttaccaagagtttagggggttctagggtgaaatacatttgtaacaagttgggtgcttatgatatatatgctccaacttgagggggagtgtcaagagaatataagtattcttgtagataataaattagtaagggtattcttgtaaatagtttgttaggtttgtactcctataaatactagttggtcactcataatactgtgactagatgttttcctcccaaaataCCAGTTGACAATACCCTTCCATTATCCAGATCTCCACACAAATCAATTTACGACGATAAGGTATTACACTTCGAACAGGATGAGAGTCAGGACTTAGGATGGAGATTTAGTTACCCGTAATGTTGCAACACTTCTTGGTTCACCAGCTGCTTCGGGAGAAAATGTTGAACCATCTCCTCTCTCAATGGTAAATTCTACGACCCCTCTCCCTGTGAGCCTATTCAATATATTAACAATCAATTCGTTTGAGAAAGCATGCAAGTTATTCTACACAGTTTTGTCTTCAATATGCCTTTCTGATGTCTAAGAGCCGTATCATAACATAATAACCAAATCCAGCTCATTTCAACTAAATATTTAGGTGAAACTTTATGAGACTATTTTCCTATCAAAACAGTAACAAGAAGAATTAAAAgaccatgaaagttgtagagagtATAGACAATTGTTGAAACACTAACTAGAGCTACCACAAAGAACCTTTGCAGTAATGGAGAAAGAGAGTATAATGCAGACAGCCATCAAAATGACCCATATAGCTTTAGTAACAATCACTTTACCTAATATTCAACTAATTTCAAATGGATCTAGCTATCTCTTCACAACAAACAGTTGCAAGTGCAGACTCCATTACAAAATTGACGAGTTCTGTGTCACATGACTATAACTTCAAATTGCTCAATGTGTTAGCTTCGGGTAGTTGCTTTTACCCTTCTTATGGGCTGCTTATCACAAGAATGTAAGCaaaggaaacaaccaaaagaaCTAAGGAGCTGCATTATACAACTAAACAAGAAACATTACCTTGGATAGTTTAAGTATTCATTAGGCAACAAGAATGATAATCCTGGAGCCTGTCCAAAAGTACATGTCAGATTCCTTTCAAAAAGCTCACACCAAATAATTGACATAtggtaaacaaaagaaaattatgtGCAAGGAGTGTAAGTCACAATTGATAGTGTAATTTTACTCAAAAGTCCACCTTGTGAGTAGCATATCAATAACCAGGTGGCAGTCATTTTCCCACTTGCAGAGAACTAATACAATTATTAGAATGAGATAGAACCCAAAGACAATTGTAACACCTGTAATAACTCCAGTTGTGCAACAGTATCCAGTGAAGAGGCAAGACCAACTGATACTTTATCTGGATCCTGATCTTCTATACTCTGCAGAAGGCTTTGCAAACCACCCTGGAACAGAAATAGAAGTACCACTTTGCACTTCAATAACACCAAGAAACCACCCCATGAACTACACAAACTCTTGCCAATAAGTTGCAGAATTTGATTAAGTATACTGCATCAGACACAACTAGATATCTCATCCTAAATTATGTAACAGCCTAGAGGAAGTTAACAATGAATTGAAGAGTGCATTATATGGACAATAATCATCCATTCTTCAGAATTCAAAAGGAAGAGGAATCATCAcatgaaaaaaaaggagaaaatggtggTATTTTCCCTTGCACTttgaaaataattcaaaagaaatcaaaatctcaaaattacataagAGTCCATCACACTTGTGTTTGAAAATTAACTCGTACAAAAGTGAAAAAGCGGAACTTGCATAACATGGGAGAAAAGTTACAATGGTCATCACTAATCAATGCAAGTCAACTGGACATCATATAAACAAGTTTCTAAATATGTTTAAAGAGGACTTGCTATAATATGGGAAATGAATAGGGCTCTTTAAAAGAACCTATTCTTTCTTAATGGAGTATCAACAGCTGTATTTTTCAGTACCTTGCCATCTACTAGTGATGTATATAATGCTGAGCCATTCTCTCTCAGTTCAGGTGGTATGCTAGACAAAATTGATTGCTTTTCATCTGTTGCAATCTGCAATTGACAGAAAGTAGAACAATTAGAAGGTAATGAAACTAGTTGTAAATTGCTTCATCTTTCCCATACCTGaacacccaaaaaaagaaaaccagtGGTACCTTAAGAGCTTTCCTCACGTTCCCCTCCATTGTTCCATATGGTTTTCTCTGTGGTATCCTTAGCAAGTATGAGATATCCTCCAGAGACTCCtgtaagaaaaggaaatagTATTAGTTAGATCCCCCTATTTGAAGAAAGCAGTCAGCATAAACTTAAGTGACTAACCTGTATAGCTTTCATGTCAGTGTTAGCTGGAATTGCTCTTCGCAGAGCTAGTTCACCTGTCCTAGGAATTTTGGTTTCTGGGGAATAAAGAACTGCTTCAGCTGGAGAAACTGACCATGAATCCCAACCAGCTAAAAATACTGGGCATGAgacttgaagaaaaatgaggatTCCAGCAAAGGCACCATCAAATCTCTTTACCGTCTGATCCCAAAAATTCTGAGTATAAGCAAGAGTATTACTCCAGTTCCTTGACTCCTGCATTACTAAAAGTGTCATTTCAGGACCCAGAAAAACCAATGAAGAGCAAGACAATAGTACGATTTACTTTGCATACTTCAAAACTCAAATTACAAATCCTGCAAATAATCTGAGGAGAAAAAAGACTTATAGTACCAttagcacttgcaaggatggTTAAGGAAGGAGGTGGATGCGTTTTAAACACCTTGAAGCAGAAGGCagaacatttaaaaaaaaaaaatacaccagAAA
The DNA window shown above is from Coffea arabica cultivar ET-39 chromosome 5e, Coffea Arabica ET-39 HiFi, whole genome shotgun sequence and carries:
- the LOC113743447 gene encoding peptidyl-prolyl cis-trans isomerase CYP37, chloroplastic is translated as MALPLCLSIPSRTRFFFEISSTPSCPKHTFVTPHFAFPLARFNGLVQFPQRRPFHPKLTCIFAKKNLSEESRNWSNTLAYTQNFWDQTVKRFDGAFAGILIFLQVSCPVFLAGWDSWSVSPAEAVLYSPETKIPRTGELALRRAIPANTDMKAIQESLEDISYLLRIPQRKPYGTMEGNVRKALKIATDEKQSILSSIPPELRENGSALYTSLVDGKGGLQSLLQSIEDQDPDKVSVGLASSLDTVAQLELLQAPGLSFLLPNEYLNYPRLTGRGVVEFTIERGDGSTFSPEAAGEPRSVATLRVVLDGYSAPLTAGNFAKLVIDGAYDGVKLNCANQAIISDGELGNSTGYSVPLEIKPSGQFEPLYKTTLSVQDGELPVLPLSVYGAVAMAHSDVAEEYSSPNQFFIYLYNKRNSGLGGLSFDEGQFSVFGYTTLGRETLPQIKSGDVIRSAKLMEGQDRLVLPKNDNVLERSF